Part of the Fibrobacter sp. genome, TCCAAATCCTCTTCGTAAGGCAAGGAATCCTTAGGGAAGTACTTGCTCTTATAAATGCTATTCAGCCAAAACAGAGTCAGGAACGTCTGGGCAGAATCGGCGTTCTTTAAGCTTTTGGCAAAACTGGTATCTACAGTAAAGTCGATTTCGAGAACAAGATCATGAGATACGTTGGAATAGGCACCCAGGGCAGCTCTTACATCTGCAGACCTAGGAGCGGTATCCAAAAAAGCCTCAACAGAGTTTGCCTTGATTCCCTCAACATTGACAACCTGAGCCTTATAGCTATCAGGCATTCCGTGGTCAGACAACCAGGAACTCAAGCCGTTTTCGTCGGACTCAAAAAGGCAGGACGTCAAAGCCAACGCCATCACACATAAAAAGCAAAACAAGCCTATATTCTTCTTTTTCACTCAGATCTCCGAGTCTATTCTGTAAATTCAACCTTAATATAGAAAGTTTGAATGGCCGAAATATGAACGAAGTCTTTATAAAGGGGATTTCTTTTTCTATTTTTGGAGCCGTAAAAATCAGAGGAAACTATGACTAAGTTCAATGCTCATTTTAGAAACATCAACGGCGACGATACCTACCCGGTTACCGACGTCATTTACCGTTCCAAGGTAGATAACAGCCTTCTGGAAGTGGAACACGACCGCAAGGCCCTGGCTGAACGCAGCCCCGAAGAATGGAAGAAGCTGTTTGCCGAACGTCGCATGAGCTTTGAACCCGCTGACCAGAGTGGTATCTGGAGCAAGCGCGAAATGGTTCTCCCGGACATGCCGGTGGAAGACATCGTGACCATGCGCGAAGGCTGGAGCCCCCTGTTTGACGCAGCCCCCATAGCCAAGGAACTGGGCATCAAGAGCCTCAAGGTAAAGCTTTGCGGCAACTCCCATACCGGTTCCTTCAAGGATCTCGGCATGACAGTTCTTGTCAGCCAGGTAAACCACATCATCAAGAAGAACATTCACCCGATCGACGCCGTTGCTTGCGCTTCTACCGGCGACACTTCCGCAGCACTTTCCGCATACTGCGCCAAGGCTGGCATCCCGTCTATCGTATTCCTGCCCGCAGGCAAGACCAGCGTCGCTCAGCTGATTCAGCCCATCTCCAACGGCAGCATCGTTCTCGCTCTTGACACCGACTTCGACGGTTGCATGAAGATCGTTCAGGAAGTCACTAAGGACAATCGCATTTACCTCGCCAACTCCATGAACAGCCTCCGCGTGGAAGGTCAGAAGACCATTTCTCCGGAAATCTGCCAGGAACTTGGCTGGAAGGTTCCCGACACCGTGATTATTCCGGGCGGCAACCTGGGTAACGTTTCTGCTCTGGCCAAGGGTTTCGAAGACTGCAAGGCCATGGGCCTCATCGACCGCATTCCTCGCATTATCGTGGCTCAGGCTGAAAACGCCAACCCCTTCTACCAGGCTTACGAACGCGGTTTCGACCAGCTGGTTCCCATGCAGGCAAAGAAGACTCTCGCTTCTGCCATCCAGATCGGTAACCCCGTCAGCTACCCCAAGGCAGTACGTGCCATCCAGAAGACTGGCGGCATGGTAGTGAGCGTTACCGAAGAAGAACTGGCAAATGCAGCACACCGCGGCGACCGCATCGGTCTCTACTGCTGCCCCCACACTGGTGTGGCCCTGGGCGGCCTCGAAAAGTTGGTTGCAGCTGGCAAGATCGACAAGGACGAAGACGTTGTCGTCATCAGCACCGCTCATGGCCTGAAGTTCACCGAATTCAAGGTGGGCTACCACGAACAGAAGCTTGAAGGCATCCAGAGCAAGTACGCTAACCCCATCTTCAAGGCTCCCGCCGAAATCGGCCCTGTCATGGATATCCTGAAGAAGGAAATGGCTGCAAGAAAACGCTAGTTTTCGGGAGCCATGGCTCATCCGAAGGGTGAGCCAAATGCTTTTTTGAAAACGCTAGTTTTCGGGAGCCATTGGCGCGGTCGAAGGTCGCGCACACCAGAAATTCAACAAGCCTCGGGTAAAACCGAGGCTTTTTTGCGTCCCAACCCCGCAATTTCCCACAAAAAAGAACGGGTTCTCAAGGAGAACCCGTTCCTAAGAAGGAGAAAATATGAGCGGCGTCTGGATCCTAGAACTTATCAGGAGGGGAGCAATGATAAAGTCGTTTGAGGATTACCCTTCTTCCGTTCACGAGTCTAAATATATCCTTCATTTTTTAAAGAAGAACTACCATTTATCTTACATTTAATTGACCGAAAAATTCAAAAAACGGTAATTTTCAACAAAAAAAGCAACATTCACTTAGAATGCTGCCTTTTTTTCTGAAAATCATGCTTTTGTCTAAAGAGATTACTCTTCGCGGAAGATAATCTTGCACTTCGGAACAAAACGGAAACCACCACGGCGGTGACGTTCGATTTCGAAGAACTTCTTGACACCTTCTGTAGGCTTGTTGGGGTCATCGGAGCCATTGATATGGGCAATAACACGATTCAAGCGGCTTTCGAAGTTGGGACGAAGCGGATCCATGCAAATGGACGGATCTCGCTTGAATTCTCTGTTTTCATATTCTTCACGGCCTGTAGCAGTGTATTCGCGAAGAAGATTACGAAGAATGCGAGCCGGAACATTACGCATCAGGTGCTTATTGTTCACAGAAACAGAGTCATCACTCTTGTAGTAAACAATCGTCACAGAATCGTTCATGGCTTCAAGAAGCTGTTCCTGAGCCTTCTGAATGGGCTGCCAAGCATCAAATTCCTGCTTGACCACAGCACTCATTAGTTTGTTAAAAGGCTCCGGTGCAACAACGTCGGCCTTGTAGTCGAAATAGACTATAGATGCCGGTGCACCATAGTAGCAACCCTTGTGAATGAGAACGGAGCCAGTCTTTTCTTCAACAACGTCTTCAAGGGCCTTGACGCAGGCCATCTTGGTTTCTGCTTCAAATTCCCACTTGAGACCGAACTCGGACAGGCAGTCGCCAAAGGTCATGTACTTACCGACCTTGCGGCCATTTACATAGACATGACCATCATCTCGCATTTCTGCAGTAGCACGGCCTTCAAGCGCTTCGACCAGAGAGGTCTGGGTGGCCTTGAATTCTACACACTCATAGGGAGAAGTGCTCAGAAGAATGGGACCGATCTGGACCAAGCCGATGAACCAACGCATGGGGTTCACAACAAGTCCACCCGGAGTATCAAAACGGAAGGTGAAGAATTCCTGACGGTTTCCATCCACAACTTCACGACGAAGGAAATTAGCATTCGTCAGAAGAGGATAACGCTTGGGAATAATATCCAAGCAAAGCTGACGAACGTCCTTGGTTGCATAGAACTGGGAAACGTAAGGGAGATAAGAACGGAGAACACTGCGAGCGGGTACGGCTTCGAAGGTTGCACAACGATCAATAATTCGCTGCATGAAGGCATCGGGGCTTTCGCCACGTTCATAAAGCCAAGCCACCACATTGTTCATGATCAAGCGATGGGTACTTTCGTCAACGAAAGAATCTTCGAAATAAATATCATTCAGCATTTTGACGTTAATGCGAGAATCTCGCTTGACCAGACTCAAGACATCCTTAACAGGATAGGAAATGAGCAGCTCAATATGGGTAAGCTGAAGGAACAGATTTGAAAGCACAATTCACCTCACAAAAGCGATTTCCCAACAACCCTCGGGAAAAAACCAACGACCATAATTTAGCAAAAAATAAATTATAAAAAGAATAAATGTCTATATTTTGCATATGAAATCCGCTGAAATCCATTTTCTATCTGACGAAATCATCAATAAAATCGCAGCTGGCGAAGTTATTGAGCGACCGGCATCTGCGGTCAAGGAACTGGTAGAAAATGCCATTGATGCTGGCGCCACGCGCATTCAGGTTTCCATAGAACAAGGTGGAAAAAAGAAGATACAGGTAACGGATAACGGCAAGGGAATGAGCGCCGCCGATTTGGATCTATGCTACCTTAGGCACACCACCTCCAAGCTTTTCAATGCAGACGATCTTTTCCATCTGCATACAAACGGTTTTCGCGGCGAAGCCGTTGCATCCATAGCCGCGGTATCCAAGCTCACCATCACAAGCGCCACCGACGACGGCGAAAGCGGGCGAATCATCTTAAGCGGCGGAAACGTAGTCGAAAAGGAAGACGTTCAAGCCAGCCGCGGAACCACCTTCCTTGTTGAAGACCTGTTTTTCAACACTCCTGTTCGACGCACATTCCTGAGCAGCGAAACCGCCGAAAGCACACGAGTTTTTGACGTAGTCTTAAAAACAGCCATCGCCCACCCCGAAATTCGATTTGACTACAAGGTCGGAGACAAAACCGTATTTACAGGGGTTCCCGGCGAATTACGCAGCCGTATTGCAGAGGCCATCGGTTCTAAAATCGCAAAAGCCTTGCTGCCCGTAGATTATACCGAGGCAGGCATTCACGTAACCGGGTTCGTCTCCCCCACTACAGAAACCAACGGAAAACGAAACCATCAGTTTTTGTTCATGAGGAACCGACCCTTTGAAAGCAAGCTGATAAGCAAGGCTGTGGCACAATCCTACGAGCCTTATGGTGCCCAATGCAAGCCTGTATCTGTCTTGTTCCTGGACATGCCAGACATGGAATTCGACGTAAACGTCCACCCCGCTAAAAGGGAAGTTCGTTTCGCCAACCAGAACCTGGTTTTCCTGGTGGTTCTCCACGCCATTCGAGATACTTTCAAGAAGGATCTGGAAGCCCACTCTCCCATTATCGACCTGGGCGAGGAACAGCAAAGCACTGCTGAAGAAATCCCGGCTTGGATGAAATCCGCCCAAATCCATGATACGGATTTAAGCAAAAGTTATGATACAGAAAAAAGGGAAGCTCCTGTTTTTTCTGATTTTGCTCAACCTTCTGCTCCCATTACGGATTTAGGACAAGAATGGAACGGCGGAGCCCCGAGTATGTCCAGCTGGACTCCCCAGGCAAAGCCCAACAGGGCGAAAAATCATTACGATAATGACGTTGCCCAGGACTTGTTCAGCCAACCTGAGGCTGGCAAGATTATATCTCTTGAAGGGGAACAGCACAACCAGCCCGTACAGGATCCGCTATGGAACCCGCCGGCGTTCTTCCAGATTGCCAATACCTACATCGCCGGCGAAGACGTCAACGGCTTGCTTGTCATCGATCAGCATGCAGCCCATTCCCGCATTCTTTACGAACAGGCATTAAAGATTCTTCAAAGCGGAAACGCCCTCGAAAGCCAAGAACTGCTTTTCCCCGAATTGATGGAACTTTCCAAGCTGGAAATCGAAGTATTGAAATCCGTAGAGGACCAGTTCCAGCGTCTAGGATTTTACATCGAGCCTTTCGGTGGCGATACCTACCAGATTCGAGCCATACCCAGCGCCCTCCCCCTTTCCCGAGCCATCAAGGCGGTAAAGGATTTTCTGGAGAGTATCGGCGACCGCAACGACGGTAGCGGAGACATGGTGAAAGTTCAAGACGTAATCGCAAAGGCCTGGGCAAAGACCAACGCCTACCAGGCCGGAGACAAGCTCAAGCCCGAAGAAATGGCAACCTTGGTAAACCAGCTGATGATTACGGAAGATCCGCTGAAATCTCCTTACGGTCAGCCAACGCTGCTACGCTTGACTCTAGACGAACTGAGCAAGAAATTCAGACATTAGTTCTGAGGACTTCATTCCCGAAGACAACCGCTTTGCCAATTCCTCCGCAGGGAATTGGCATTTTTCGTTGACAAATTCTCTTGCTATATTCCGGCAGTCTTCATCGGAAAAATCCAACTGCAGGAACTCCGGGAAAACTTTTTCGTCAAGTATAATATTGGGCAAGGCAAAAAACCTGGTCCTTACAGAACGTTTTACCAAGTGGTAAGTCAAAAAATCCGGTTTTGTACAAACAACCGTTGGACATCCAGCCAAGGCAAGTTCCAAAGTCGCTGTTCCAGGAGCAGAAATAGCAGCGAACGCCTTACGATAAAGCCGCAGGCGATCCTCTCCGTTCTGAGGAGACACAACAACCTTAACCTTAGAACGCAAATCCGGGCAAACCCTGTTTTGCAAATACACATTCATTGCGTCTGCAACGGATTGTCTTGCAGCAAGAATTGTAACATTAGCCTCTTCTCGCTCCACAACGTTTTTCGCAATTTTCAAATAAGTCGGAAGATTACGCAAGCATTGACGGATTCGGCTTCCAGGCAAAAGCAGCAGTTCCTTTGGCACAGAAGATTGATTGAATTCTAAATCTTCGCCAAGAGAATTTTCTACAAAGGGATGTTCTACAGTCACCACATGGCAGCCGGCATTTTCGTAAACCGATTTTTCAAAATCAAAAAATACAGCCAAATCCACTTTGGACAAACGGGACAAAGTTCTGGCCCGTTTTGACTTCCACGCCCAAACCTGAGGAGGCGCCACATAGAGAGCCGGCTTTCCTAATTTCGAGGCCAGGGAAACCAGCTTCATATTAAAGCCCGGATAGTCTATGGCAACAAGGCCCAGACAACGTGGGGATTTCAAAGCACTTTTCAAAGCGTTATAGCAGCGCCTAAGCTTGAAATATCGAGGAAGGACATCTCCAAATCCGGATACCGGAAGGACTTCAAAATCCACGACAGGCTTCAATCCTGCCGACTGCATACGGATTCCGCCTGCGCCAAGGATTTCTACCTGGGGCAAAATCTTGACGCACTCCCAAACCAGGGTTTGCCCTATGCAATCCCCGGAATCCTCCCCCGCACAAAAAAGAATGTAAGGTTTATCGCTTGGCAAGGCTAGAGACCCACATCTTCATTATGCCAAGGTCCTTACGGAGTGTCTGAAGAAGCTGCGGTTCATAAACAACCTTCTTGGATCTCAGATTCAAAACATGGACATAGCCGGACTGGGTTTCCACATGGACAACAAGTTCGCAGCTATGTTCCTCTTCACTGAAGGGAGCGAACTGGTCCATAATGTCGTTGAGCTTTTCCAAGAACTGATCGTTGAGAGACGAAGAAGATATGGTGGCATGAACATACTTTACCATGGAGGCGCGAACGCGGTCCAGCTGCACAACATCTTCCACCGTAATCTGAGGCTTGTCAGTTCCACGAGAACGACCCAGCTCACCCTTCACCAGCACGCGGTCATCCAAGGCCACAGAGTCGCGGAACTTTTCCCATTCATCCTTCTTGAAGAATATTTCAATTTCTCCATGGAAGTCCTGAATGACACCAACACCCAGTGTTTCACCACGCTTGGTTTCAAAGGATTTGAGACTTGTTACCACGCCGCCAACAATCAGCGAACTGCCCATTTTTCGTTCCAGTTCTTCTTCGGCCAAGGTACACTTGGTAAAGCCCTGAAGTTCCGGGCGGAATTCATCCAAGGGGTGACCTGACAGGAAAAGGCCAAGGATATCACGTTCCTTGTTCAGCATTTCCATAGCAGTCCATTCTTCGGCTTCTTCAAGAACCTCTGCGGAAGAGTCCATAGAAGGCGCGTCACCACCCATGTCGAACAGGGAAATCTGACCACGGTCACGATCTTCCTGGCAGCGGGCAGCCACTTCCATGGCACGGTCTACTGTAGCCATCAAGACTGCGCGGCTTCCCGGGAATTCATCCATAGCGCCAGCCATGATTAAGCTTTCAAGCAAGCGCTTGTTCATAGGCGGGCGTTTTTCCTTTTGTTCGCTCTGGTATTCAGCCACACGCTTGCAGAAACTGAAGATATCGGTATAGCGGCCACGACGTTCACGTTCAGCCACAATATCTTCTACAGCGGCCAAGCCAACGTTTCTGATACCTGCCATGCCAAAGAGAATCTGTCCCTTTTCGTTAGCAACGAATTCACCGTAGGATGCGTTAATATTTGGAGAAACCACTTCAATATCAAGGCGTTTGCATTCAAGGATAATC contains:
- a CDS encoding lipid-A-disaccharide synthase, whose product is MPSDKPYILFCAGEDSGDCIGQTLVWECVKILPQVEILGAGGIRMQSAGLKPVVDFEVLPVSGFGDVLPRYFKLRRCYNALKSALKSPRCLGLVAIDYPGFNMKLVSLASKLGKPALYVAPPQVWAWKSKRARTLSRLSKVDLAVFFDFEKSVYENAGCHVVTVEHPFVENSLGEDLEFNQSSVPKELLLLPGSRIRQCLRNLPTYLKIAKNVVEREEANVTILAARQSVADAMNVYLQNRVCPDLRSKVKVVVSPQNGEDRLRLYRKAFAAISAPGTATLELALAGCPTVVCTKPDFLTYHLVKRSVRTRFFALPNIILDEKVFPEFLQLDFSDEDCRNIAREFVNEKCQFPAEELAKRLSSGMKSSELMSEFLAQFV
- the thrC gene encoding threonine synthase; translation: MTKFNAHFRNINGDDTYPVTDVIYRSKVDNSLLEVEHDRKALAERSPEEWKKLFAERRMSFEPADQSGIWSKREMVLPDMPVEDIVTMREGWSPLFDAAPIAKELGIKSLKVKLCGNSHTGSFKDLGMTVLVSQVNHIIKKNIHPIDAVACASTGDTSAALSAYCAKAGIPSIVFLPAGKTSVAQLIQPISNGSIVLALDTDFDGCMKIVQEVTKDNRIYLANSMNSLRVEGQKTISPEICQELGWKVPDTVIIPGGNLGNVSALAKGFEDCKAMGLIDRIPRIIVAQAENANPFYQAYERGFDQLVPMQAKKTLASAIQIGNPVSYPKAVRAIQKTGGMVVSVTEEELANAAHRGDRIGLYCCPHTGVALGGLEKLVAAGKIDKDEDVVVISTAHGLKFTEFKVGYHEQKLEGIQSKYANPIFKAPAEIGPVMDILKKEMAARKR
- the mutL gene encoding DNA mismatch repair endonuclease MutL, whose amino-acid sequence is MKSAEIHFLSDEIINKIAAGEVIERPASAVKELVENAIDAGATRIQVSIEQGGKKKIQVTDNGKGMSAADLDLCYLRHTTSKLFNADDLFHLHTNGFRGEAVASIAAVSKLTITSATDDGESGRIILSGGNVVEKEDVQASRGTTFLVEDLFFNTPVRRTFLSSETAESTRVFDVVLKTAIAHPEIRFDYKVGDKTVFTGVPGELRSRIAEAIGSKIAKALLPVDYTEAGIHVTGFVSPTTETNGKRNHQFLFMRNRPFESKLISKAVAQSYEPYGAQCKPVSVLFLDMPDMEFDVNVHPAKREVRFANQNLVFLVVLHAIRDTFKKDLEAHSPIIDLGEEQQSTAEEIPAWMKSAQIHDTDLSKSYDTEKREAPVFSDFAQPSAPITDLGQEWNGGAPSMSSWTPQAKPNRAKNHYDNDVAQDLFSQPEAGKIISLEGEQHNQPVQDPLWNPPAFFQIANTYIAGEDVNGLLVIDQHAAHSRILYEQALKILQSGNALESQELLFPELMELSKLEIEVLKSVEDQFQRLGFYIEPFGGDTYQIRAIPSALPLSRAIKAVKDFLESIGDRNDGSGDMVKVQDVIAKAWAKTNAYQAGDKLKPEEMATLVNQLMITEDPLKSPYGQPTLLRLTLDELSKKFRH